One genomic segment of Erythrolamprus reginae isolate rEryReg1 chromosome 2, rEryReg1.hap1, whole genome shotgun sequence includes these proteins:
- the LOC139159345 gene encoding vomeronasal type-2 receptor 26-like has protein sequence MTNRFKELDLIDRIPEGLWMEVNNIVQEVSTKTITKKTKCKKAKWLSEEALQIAEEKWINYSVINQMAKQNHHFHFSYRMTPKQEPPYSAIIKLLLQFQWRWIGLLSQDNERGEKFKRRLEVLALKNEICIVLSGTVPEKNMKSNAGETLMQEKTKMFYSLINSQITIIVCQLDSQALAMLAVIIQIIDMNYKPIVGRVWIATTLTAANSSSIFQIIQIVAWILSAASSSQWIKRKIQVGEHQPPQIVQPWQLHRFLRNFQHHNISRDGISFDENGVPVGDFDILHWTSIWNQSYVGVKIGSVERQTFREEKISVNQSAIQWPTLFNKMVPYSRCTESCSAGYVKLVREGAPVCCYDCSLCVEETFSKQEVKKLIAPIAAETDTCQPFFSDAVLCEKCPNHQYSNKKRDHCVSKNIRYLSYEELLGLILAFFAIALSLTTGLILGIFMKYRDTPIVKANNCELTYILLVSLLLSFLTSLLFIGHPVKMTCLLRQTIFSIVFSVAVSSLLAKTVIVVVAFMATKPGSSMRKWLGKSLANSIVLSCSGIQVGICMIWLGIFPPFPDSDFHSQPEHILLQCNEGSVTMFYSALGYMGFLAAICFLVAFLARNLPGAFNEAKLITFSMLVFCSVWISFVPTYLSTKGKYMVAVQIFSILASGLGLVGCIFIPKCYIIILTPALNTKEHLMPKQY, from the exons ATGACAAACAGATTTAAGGAATTAGATCTGATAGACAGAATACCTGAAGGATTATGGATGGAGGTTAACAATATTGTACAAGAGGTATCAACTAAAACAAtcacaaagaaaacaaaatgcaagAAAGCAAAATGGCTGTCTGAGGAAGCTTTACAAATAGCTGAGGAAAAATGG ATCAACTACAGTGTCATTAACCAGATGGCTAAGCAAAATCATCATTTCCATTTCTCATATCGGATGACTCCAAAACAAGAACCTCCTTACTCAGCAATTATCAAGCTGCTCCTGCAGTTCCAATGGAGGTGGATCGGTCTCCTTTCTCAGGACaatgaaagaggagaaaaattCAAAAGGCGCTTGGAAGTTCTTGCCCTAAAAAATGAGATTTGCATTGTCCTCTCAGGAACTGttccagaaaaaaatatgaaGTCAAATGCTGGAGAAACTCTCatgcaagaaaaaacaaaaatgttctATTCTCTTATCAATAGTCAAATAACAATTATAGTATGCCAACTAGATTCTCAGGCCTTAGCAATGTTAGcagtaataatacaaataattgaTATGAATTATAAACCCATTGTGGGAAGAGTGTGGATTGCAACAACTTTGACAGCTGCAA ATTCCTCCAGTATTttccaaataattcaaattgtggCCTGGATCCTCAGTGCTGCCTCATCCTCCCAATGGATTAAGCGGAAAATTCAGGTTGGAGAACATCAACCACCTCAGATTGTACAGCCATGGCAG CTTCATAGGTTCCTGAGAAACTTCCAGCATCACAATATTTCAAGAGATGGGATTTCTTTTGATGAAAATGGAGTTCCTGTTGGTGACTTTGATATCTTGCACTGGACATCAATTTGGAACCAATCATATGTGGGGGTGAAAATTGGGAGCGTAGAAAGACAAACTTTCCGAGAAGAAAAGATTTCTGTCAATCAAAGTGCCATCCAATGGCCAACTTTATTTAACAAA ATGGTGCCTTATTCAAGATGTACAGAAAGTTGCTCCGCAGGTTATGTCAAGCTTGTGAGAGAGGGAGCcccagtttgctgctatgactgttcTCTGTGTGTGGAAGAAACATTTTCTAAACAGGAAG TGAAGAAATTGATTGCTCCTATAGCTGCAGAAACAGATACATGCCAACCATTTTTTTCAGATGCTGTCCTTTGCGAAAAGTGTCCCAATCATCAATATTCCAATAAGAAGCGAGATCACTGTGTCTCAAAAAATATACGGTACTTATCCTATGAAGAATTGTTGGGACTCATCCTGGCTTTCTTTGCCATTGCTTTGTCCCTAACCACTGGTTTAATTCTGGGAATCTTCATGAAATATAGAGACACTCCcatagtcaaagccaacaactgtgaactcacctacatcctcctggtttcactcctgctttctttcttgacCTCCCTTCTATTCATCGGTCACCCTGTGAAAATGACCTGTCTCCTTCGACAAACCATTTTCAGTATTGTTTTCTCAGTTGCTGTGTCTTCCTTGCTGGCTAAGACTGTAATAGTGGTGGTGGCCTTTATGGCCACAAAACCAGGTAGCAGCATGAGGAAATGGCTGGGGAAAAGTCTAGCCAACTCTATTGTTTTATCTTGCTCTGGAATTCAAGTTGGCATCTGCATGATATGGCTGGGAATCTTTCCCCCATTTCCAGATTCCGACTTTCATTCCCAACCAGAACATATCCTGCTGcagtgcaatgaaggctctgtcaccatGTTCTACTCTGCTCTTGGCTACATGGGTTTTTTGGCTGCCATCTGTTTCTTGGTAGCATTTCTGGCTCGAAATCTGCCAGGGGCCTTTaatgaagccaaactgatcaccttcagcatgttggttTTTTGTAGTGTTTGGATCTCCTTTGTTCCCACATATCTGAGTACCAAGGGGAAATATATGGTAGCCGTGCAGATCTTCTCCATTCTGGCCTCTGGCCTGGGTTTAGTGGGCTGCATCtttatccccaagtgctacattattatCCTGACACCTGCCTTGAACACAAAAGAACATCTGATGCCAAAACAATATTAA